A single window of Aspergillus oryzae RIB40 DNA, chromosome 8 DNA harbors:
- a CDS encoding fumarylacetoacetate hydrolase family protein (2-keto-4-pentenoate hydratase/2-oxohepta-3-ene-1,7-dioic acid hydratase (catechol pathway)), whose protein sequence is MSWTHLIRFIAVEDSQEHLGQLVDTTRDIGKDSVNGVEIAAYLIDGTIFDGRVSTTVMHVKQLLSPVTKEQCSYIRCLGLNYLDHAKEANMALPTVPVMFTKPRTALANPYPATINIPKCAQDETSDYEAELCVVIGKTGRDIPEEEALDYVLGYTASNDVSARALQFATSQWSFSKGLDGSCPVGPVLVSSSVIKDPQTLSIKAIHNGSVLQDGHTKEMLFSIKKQISYLSQGTTLEAGTIFLTGTPAGIGFTREPRIVLKDGDEINVEIENIGTLINKVRYE, encoded by the exons ATGTCCTGGACTCACCTCATCCGCTTCATTGCTGTCGAAGATAGCCAAGAGCATCTTGGTCAGTTAGTCGATACCACTCGCGATATTGGTAAAGATAGCGTCAATGGCGTTGAAATCGCAGCCTATCTTATCGATGGGACGATCTTTGACGGGCGCGTATCCACGACCGTGATGCACGTTAAGCAG CTTCTCTCCCCAGTCACCAAAGAACAGTGTAGTTACATCCGTTGTCTGGGCCTGAACTACCTCGACCACGCCAAAGAAGCCAACATGGCGCTCCCCACTGTCCCCGTTATGTTCACCAAGCCTCGTACCGCACTAGCCAACCCGTACCCCGCTACGATTAATATCCCCAAGTGTGCGCAGGATGAAACGAGTGATTACGAGGCAGAGCTCTGCGTCGTTATTGGAAAGACAGGCCGCGATATCCCTGAAGAGGAAGCACTAGATTATGTTCTGGGTTATACAGCGTCCAACGACGTTTCGGCAAGGGCTCTGCAATTCGCGACTTCGCAGTGGTCGTTTTCGAAGGGGTTAGACGGGAGTTGCCCTGTCG GACCCGTTCTTGTTTCGTCTTCCGTCATCAAGGACCCGCAGACGTTGTCCATTAAGGCGATTCATAATGGGAGCGTCCTGCAGGATGGCCATACCAAGGAAATGCTGTTTTCGATCAAGAAGCAGATCTCCTATCTATCTCAGGGCACGACCCTGGAAGCTGGCACAATCTTCCTGACGGGCACTCCGGCTGGAATTGGCTTCACCCGGGAGCCCAGAATTGTGCTgaaggatggtgatgagatCAATGTCGAAATTGAGAACATTGGCACGTTGATCAACAAGGTGCGGTATGAATAG
- a CDS encoding NAD(P)H-dependent flavin oxidoreductase (dioxygenases related to 2-nitropropane dioxygenase) has protein sequence MTFEPKIQTPLTKILGIPHPVMLAGMGVSAGPPLAAAVTNAGGIGVLGGFSATPDRLRELIHELKELLVDKNAPFGVDLLIPKIGGGARKTNYDYMNGQLDALITVCIEEKAKVFVSAIGIPPKHVIDRLHANGILYMNMIGHPKHVAKCVEAGVDILGAQGSEGGGHTGNIPTGILVTSVAKLVRGVKSKFTGVDVQVVAAGGIVHGENLAAAIMMGASGVWMGTRFLLAKEATVASAFQEAVRTAGYDDTIRTVIYSGRPLRIKKTAYVLNWEENRQAEIKELTGRGILPVAHDAEQHPEDDEILDNIVPYLMGVAAAQIDSVMPARDIVNEVVNEAAARLIAGTQALVTKPKL, from the exons ATGACCTTTGAACCGAAAATCCAAACCCCTCTCACCAAAATCCTGGGCATCCCGCACCCGGTTATGCTGGCGGGCATGGGCGTGTCGGCTGGGCCACCTTTAGCAGCTGCAGTCACAAATGCAGGCGGCATCGGTGTGCTCGGTGGATTCAGCGCGACGCCCGATCGACTGCGCGAACTTATCCATGAGCTCAAGGAGTTGCTCGTTGATAAGAATGCGCCGTTTGGAGTTGATTTGCTGATCCCCAAGATTGGCGGTGGTGCGCGAAAGACGAA CTACGACTACATGAACGGCCAACTCGACGCGCTGATAACCGTGTGcattgaagaaaaagcgaaagtGTTTGTCTCGGCAATTGGGATTCCACCCAAACACGTCATCGACCGTTTACACGCGAACGGAATTCTCTACATGAACATGATCGGGCACCCGAAGCACGTCGCTAAATGCGTTGAGGCGGGCGTTGATATCCTCGGCGCGCAGGGTTCCGAGGGCGGAGGGCATACGGGGAATATACCGACGGGTATTCTAGTTACTAGCGTTGCCAAGTTAGTGCGCGGGGTGAAGAGTAAGTTTACTGGTGTGGATGTGCAGGTTGTGGCCGCTGGGGGGATTGTTCATGGGGAGAATCTGGCGGCGGCGATTATGATGGGTGCATCTGGGGTCTGGATGGGCACCAGGTTCCTTTTAGCTAAGGAGGCCACGGTTGCCAGCGCGTTTCAGGAGGCGGTGCGCACCGCGGGGTATGATGATACCATTCGGACGGTTATTTATTCG GGTCGACCACTCAGGATTAAGAAGACAGCCTATGTGCTTAACTGGGAGGAGAACCGCCAGGCTGAGATCAAGGAACTCACTGGACGGGGTATCTTACCTGTGGCACACGATGCTGAGCAACAtcctgaagatgacgagaTCCTTGACAACATAGTCCCATATCTAATGGGCGTTGCCGCTGCGCAGATTGACTCGGTGATGCCTGCTCGAGATATTGTAAACGAGGTGGTCAATGAGGCAGCCGCAAGGCTGATTGCGGGCACTCAAGCTCTGGTTACGAAGCCGAAGCTCTAG